In one window of Pseudomonadota bacterium DNA:
- a CDS encoding RodZ domain-containing protein produces the protein MADNDDAAAETRRIDDPSPGERLKKARTKQKRSLDDISKELHLDRWMLEAIERDDYNSLGAPVFAKGHLRQYAKVLNIEPDDLMVGYYQVCGTREQPPLVADSMLHAPSHHERSWNWVVPAVIALVAIAVVAGGIYWYMQPTEAPASVGASSEELNLAASTSLVPAIEPVAQAAQPVLDETVEPVNALLIPPEQAQPRDVPDPERPVIEDQNMTVTLRFTDDSWVEIYDGKRQKLLYGLVESASVKYLNGPPPISVFLGRQSAVNVEVDGENFPIPVTATRGNTARFQIDKP, from the coding sequence ATGGCGGATAATGACGACGCTGCGGCCGAGACACGACGGATAGACGATCCGTCACCGGGTGAACGGCTAAAAAAAGCCCGCACAAAACAAAAGCGTTCGCTCGACGACATCAGTAAGGAGCTGCACCTCGATCGTTGGATGCTCGAGGCGATCGAGCGCGATGACTACAACTCGCTCGGCGCCCCGGTGTTTGCGAAAGGCCACCTGCGGCAATACGCCAAAGTGCTTAACATTGAACCGGATGATTTGATGGTGGGCTATTACCAAGTGTGCGGTACTCGCGAACAACCGCCGCTTGTGGCGGACAGCATGCTTCACGCCCCGAGTCATCACGAACGAAGCTGGAATTGGGTGGTACCGGCCGTGATTGCCTTGGTGGCGATTGCCGTCGTTGCGGGTGGCATCTACTGGTACATGCAGCCGACGGAGGCGCCGGCGAGCGTGGGCGCCAGTAGTGAGGAATTAAACCTCGCCGCGTCCACAAGTCTGGTGCCCGCTATTGAGCCGGTGGCACAAGCCGCGCAGCCTGTGCTGGACGAAACGGTAGAGCCGGTCAATGCGCTGCTCATTCCGCCCGAGCAGGCACAACCCCGTGATGTACCGGACCCAGAGCGCCCCGTGATCGAAGATCAGAACATGACGGTCACGTTGCGTTTCACGGACGATTCATGGGTGGAAATCTACGACGGCAAGCGCCAAAAATTGCTGTACGGACTGGTGGAATCGGCGTCGGTAAAATATCTCAACGGACCGCCACCCATCAGCGTCTTTTTAGGGCGGCAGAGTGCGGTAAATGTGGAGGTCGACGGAGAGAACTTTCCGATCCCAGTAACGGCAACACGCGGCAACACGGCGCGCTTTCAAATCGATAAGCCCTAG
- the pilW gene encoding type IV pilus biogenesis/stability protein PilW, whose translation MMNLARRVGCIGVLALLAACVRTDVIEEPTASPVEAARANFQLGVEYFKKNKLPLAYEKFKRSVEQDGSVSQSHAFLALVAEQLDQKDEARKHYRLALRINDKDPVVQNMYGAYLCREGQAAKAEEHFLLAANNRFYGTPEAALTNAGACALKQQRYDQALDYLDQALKRNPNYGLALWQMANLHYEQQRDLQARAFLERLGLPEQLPPEALLLGYQIARRANNAARMDSYRAALTERFPDSTETTQLLEIERNGG comes from the coding sequence ATGATGAATTTGGCCCGGCGTGTGGGATGTATTGGCGTATTGGCGCTACTTGCAGCGTGTGTGCGTACCGATGTGATCGAGGAGCCAACGGCTTCGCCAGTGGAAGCGGCGCGTGCAAACTTTCAACTGGGCGTTGAGTATTTTAAGAAAAACAAGCTGCCGTTGGCATACGAGAAATTCAAACGTTCGGTGGAGCAAGACGGTTCCGTATCTCAAAGCCATGCGTTTCTGGCGCTGGTGGCTGAGCAGCTCGATCAAAAAGACGAGGCACGTAAGCACTATCGACTGGCTTTGCGAATCAACGATAAAGACCCGGTGGTGCAGAACATGTACGGGGCTTACCTGTGCCGTGAGGGACAGGCCGCCAAAGCCGAAGAGCATTTCTTGCTGGCGGCCAACAATCGGTTCTACGGCACGCCTGAAGCGGCGTTGACCAATGCCGGCGCCTGTGCACTGAAACAACAACGATATGATCAGGCGCTTGACTATTTGGACCAGGCGCTCAAACGCAACCCCAATTACGGCCTTGCGTTGTGGCAAATGGCCAATCTGCACTATGAGCAACAGCGCGATCTTCAGGCGCGAGCATTTCTCGAACGCCTGGGGCTGCCAGAGCAGCTGCCGCCCGAGGCGCTGTTGCTGGGTTACCAGATCGCTCGCCGCGCGAACAATGCGGCCCGCATGGACAGCTATCGAGCGGCGTTAACCGAACGCTTCCCGGATTCTACCGAGACCACTCAATTGCTGGAGATCGAACGCAATGGCGGATAA
- the bamB gene encoding outer membrane protein assembly factor BamB, which yields MKSVRSLIWLVFGVALAGCQNAKDVKLEPAELVPLTSSTVITKEWSTKLGGNRKVNRPGLAPAGNGARVFAASSDGVVSAFDAVTGKVIWRTNLGKERGISGGPGVGGNMVAVGTAEGEVITLSITDGSEIWTARVSSSVLSAPAVSTRAVAVRTIDGQLTALDGTTGLELWNVDRRVQGLTYYGLAEPVFASGAVVSGFDNGKIAAVDVESGRVIWERSVAERRGRNEFERLADIDGRITINGEDAFTVGFQGRAMLVSLPTGQPIWAQDMSSRYPVAVDWNQVIITTDEDSVVALDRRTGVQNWKQDSLLRREAGAPVLVGTSIAVGDFDGYVHWISALDGSFQARTRAGSSPISASPLVMGDMLYVQNDDGELHAFKKPAVIDAP from the coding sequence ATGAAATCGGTTCGGTCGCTAATTTGGCTGGTCTTCGGCGTCGCATTGGCGGGCTGCCAGAACGCCAAGGACGTTAAGCTAGAGCCAGCGGAATTGGTGCCTCTCACCAGCTCGACCGTCATCACCAAAGAATGGTCGACTAAACTGGGCGGCAATCGCAAAGTCAATCGTCCGGGTCTTGCGCCGGCGGGCAATGGTGCTCGGGTGTTTGCGGCATCGAGCGATGGTGTGGTGTCGGCTTTTGATGCGGTGACGGGCAAAGTCATCTGGCGTACAAACTTGGGCAAAGAGCGCGGTATCTCCGGAGGACCTGGCGTCGGCGGCAACATGGTCGCGGTGGGCACGGCAGAAGGCGAAGTGATTACGTTATCGATCACCGACGGGTCCGAAATATGGACAGCCCGCGTGAGCAGCTCGGTGTTGTCAGCGCCAGCGGTGAGCACGCGCGCGGTCGCGGTGCGCACCATCGACGGCCAATTGACCGCTTTGGACGGTACGACGGGGCTCGAATTGTGGAATGTGGATCGTCGTGTGCAGGGGCTCACCTACTACGGACTGGCCGAGCCGGTGTTTGCCTCGGGTGCCGTCGTGAGTGGGTTTGATAATGGCAAGATCGCGGCGGTGGACGTTGAAAGCGGTCGGGTGATTTGGGAGCGCTCGGTCGCCGAGCGACGTGGGCGCAACGAGTTTGAGCGACTGGCGGATATCGACGGACGCATTACCATCAACGGCGAAGACGCTTTTACTGTTGGCTTTCAAGGTCGTGCAATGCTGGTGTCGCTGCCGACAGGTCAGCCCATTTGGGCACAGGACATGTCGAGCCGCTACCCGGTGGCCGTGGACTGGAACCAGGTGATCATCACCACCGACGAAGACTCGGTAGTGGCGCTCGATCGGCGCACCGGTGTGCAAAATTGGAAGCAGGATAGTTTGTTACGTCGCGAGGCCGGTGCGCCCGTGCTCGTGGGCACCTCGATCGCCGTAGGGGATTTCGACGGCTATGTACATTGGATTTCCGCGCTCGATGGCAGTTTCCAAGCGCGCACACGCGCCGGCAGTAGCCCCATTTCGGCGTCGCCACTGGTGATGGGCGATATGCTCTACGTACAAAATGACGACGGCGAGCTGCATGCGTTCAAAAAACCGGCGGTCATTGACGCACCCTAA
- a CDS encoding serine hydrolase, which translates to MKPLATNRKKTSQLGYTFLAVVAVLVVLGALNHEKLSRLYAVVTLFDEDKIVNHFSNMDNVMLSAPLVRDGPTDPWPEARAPMPNTFAYDGENLDVEAFLTDTATTALVVISDGAIVHEQYRLGTQQQDQRISWSMAKSFLSAVLGIAVAEGQIESLRDPVDKYVPALGDSAYAGVALEDVLHMSSGIRFNEDYFDFNSDINKMGRVLALGTSMDDFAISMNERDRDAGTQWHYVSIDTHVLAMVLRAATGTTLTDYLSRRLWQPLRTDGDGYYLTDGEGVAFALGGLNMQTRDYARFGQLFLNNGSWNGEQVIPADWTERSTRNSAPGMKRVGQGYGYQWWLPPEANGEFYAGGIYGQYIYVNREKGVVVAKNSAHRTFNAPGVRMKTIAFFRSLAAHYDTE; encoded by the coding sequence ATGAAGCCACTTGCGACCAACCGAAAGAAGACCTCTCAGCTGGGTTACACGTTTCTTGCCGTTGTGGCGGTGTTGGTGGTCCTCGGCGCGCTCAATCATGAAAAACTCTCGCGGCTTTACGCGGTGGTGACGCTGTTTGATGAAGACAAAATCGTCAATCATTTTTCCAACATGGATAACGTAATGCTATCGGCACCGCTGGTGCGCGATGGGCCCACCGACCCGTGGCCTGAGGCACGTGCGCCCATGCCAAATACCTTTGCGTATGACGGTGAGAATTTGGACGTCGAGGCGTTTTTGACCGACACCGCAACGACGGCGCTGGTGGTGATAAGCGACGGCGCCATTGTGCATGAACAGTATCGGCTCGGCACACAGCAGCAAGATCAGCGTATTTCGTGGTCCATGGCGAAGTCGTTTTTATCGGCGGTGCTGGGCATCGCGGTGGCCGAAGGGCAAATCGAATCACTGCGCGATCCTGTCGATAAGTATGTGCCGGCGCTTGGCGATTCGGCGTATGCCGGCGTGGCACTTGAAGACGTGCTGCACATGTCGAGCGGCATTCGTTTTAATGAAGACTATTTCGATTTCAATAGTGACATCAATAAGATGGGCCGCGTTCTGGCGTTGGGCACCTCGATGGACGACTTCGCGATCAGTATGAACGAGCGCGATCGTGATGCCGGCACGCAGTGGCACTATGTGTCCATTGATACGCATGTGCTCGCCATGGTGTTGCGTGCGGCCACCGGCACTACGCTGACCGACTATCTATCCCGCCGTCTGTGGCAACCGTTGCGCACCGACGGTGACGGCTATTATCTGACCGATGGCGAGGGCGTGGCGTTTGCGCTGGGTGGGCTCAACATGCAGACGCGAGACTACGCGCGGTTTGGTCAGCTTTTTCTAAATAACGGCAGCTGGAACGGTGAGCAGGTCATTCCGGCCGATTGGACCGAACGGTCAACGCGCAATAGTGCACCCGGTATGAAACGCGTTGGTCAAGGCTACGGGTATCAATGGTGGCTGCCGCCCGAGGCAAACGGCGAATTCTATGCCGGAGGTATTTACGGGCAGTACATTTACGTGAACCGCGAGAAGGGTGTTGTGGTGGCTAAAAATTCAGCGCACCGTACGTTCAACGCGCCCGGTGTGCGGATGAAGACAATTGCGTTCTTTCGGTCGCTCGCCGCGCATTACGATACCGAATAA
- the hisS gene encoding histidine--tRNA ligase, whose product MSKAITPIKGMPDIVPEQMPYWHLAENVIRRILESYGYDELRTPMLEKTALFQRSIGDETDIVSKEMFTFESRGGESLSLRPEATASCVRAGITRGLLHNQRRRVYYYGPMFRYEQPQEGRYRQFYQIGAEAYGLAGPDVDVELLLMLARIWRGLSLDGLALKINCLGASEGRAQYIDTLRAYFDGHREALDEDSVRRLTTNPLRILDSKTPSMQTLIDEAPQMQAFLSEDEQRYFEAILARLDDAGVPYTVEPRLVRGLDYYTGMVFEWQTDQLGAQNAVCGGGRYDQLVKQLGGRDTPAVGWAMGMERLIALLSHSDATIPSPDARVYLVTVGEQAARAGAMLLERLRDALPDVRMVAHGAQGSFKSQLRAADKSGAELALILGDDEVARQSLAIKALRRDAGAQTTVDWDEIETQVTALLEHAH is encoded by the coding sequence GTGAGCAAAGCCATCACCCCCATTAAAGGTATGCCCGACATCGTGCCCGAGCAGATGCCGTACTGGCATCTGGCCGAGAACGTCATACGACGCATTCTTGAGAGCTACGGCTATGATGAGTTGCGCACGCCCATGCTCGAGAAAACCGCACTTTTTCAACGCTCGATTGGTGACGAAACCGATATCGTATCGAAAGAGATGTTTACCTTCGAGAGTCGCGGTGGCGAGAGTCTTAGCCTTCGTCCAGAAGCCACTGCAAGCTGTGTAAGGGCTGGCATCACTCGCGGGTTGCTGCACAATCAGCGCCGTCGCGTGTATTACTACGGGCCGATGTTTCGCTACGAACAACCACAAGAAGGCCGCTATCGACAGTTCTATCAAATCGGCGCCGAGGCCTATGGTTTGGCCGGTCCTGATGTGGACGTGGAACTGCTGCTCATGCTGGCCCGTATTTGGCGCGGTTTGTCGCTCGATGGGCTCGCGCTCAAAATCAATTGCTTGGGTGCGAGCGAGGGCAGGGCGCAGTATATCGACACACTGCGTGCGTACTTTGACGGTCATCGAGAGGCGCTGGATGAGGACAGCGTGCGCCGACTCACGACTAATCCGCTGCGTATCTTGGACAGTAAAACCCCGTCAATGCAGACCCTGATTGATGAGGCGCCTCAGATGCAGGCGTTCTTGAGCGAGGACGAGCAGCGCTATTTCGAGGCGATTCTCGCGCGCCTTGACGATGCGGGTGTGCCATACACCGTCGAGCCACGGCTAGTGCGCGGCTTAGACTATTACACCGGCATGGTGTTTGAGTGGCAGACCGACCAGCTCGGCGCGCAGAATGCGGTCTGCGGCGGCGGCCGTTATGACCAGCTCGTCAAGCAGCTCGGCGGTCGGGATACGCCGGCGGTTGGGTGGGCGATGGGCATGGAGCGACTCATCGCCCTGTTGAGCCACAGCGATGCTACAATCCCCTCCCCCGACGCCAGGGTATACCTGGTGACAGTCGGCGAGCAGGCCGCTCGCGCCGGCGCGATGTTGCTCGAACGGCTGCGTGATGCGCTGCCCGACGTGCGCATGGTGGCGCACGGCGCTCAAGGCAGTTTTAAGAGCCAGCTGCGCGCGGCGGACAAAAGCGGTGCGGAACTGGCGCTGATACTTGGCGACGACGAAGTGGCGCGCCAGTCGCTTGCGATTAAGGCACTGCGACGGGACGCAGGGGCGCAGACCACCGTGGACTGGGACGAGATCGAGACGCAGGTGACTGCACTGCTCGAACACGCGCATTAA
- the der gene encoding ribosome biogenesis GTPase Der, giving the protein MLPVVALVGRPNVGKSTLFNTLTRSRDALVADQPGLTRDRQYGFGRVGTIPYLVVDTGGLSGDTDGLDGLMAQQTQRAIEEADYVLFMVDGRDGLSATDHQVAQLLRRHNTPMQLVVNKSEGLDPDVVGAEFYALGAGDPASISSAHGHNVAALMDEVLATFPIPSETAETHGIKVAIIGRPNVGKSTLVNRLVGEERVVAFDRPGTTRDSVYVPFERDGTQYTLIDTAGVRRRSKVDDGIEKFSIVKTLQAIDKADVVVCMLDARESVTDQDVRLLGLALHRGRALTLAINKWDGLSPYQRDTIRRELEVKLPFATYIDSHFISALHGSGVTDVLASVIDCHTAATRELPTAELTRVLEDCVQSHPPPASRGRRPKLRYAHQGGRNPQIIVIHGNMTNHIADSYRRFLENRFRKNFRLHGAPVKIEFKSGKNPFAGRRNKLTDRQKNRKKRLLKHVKRK; this is encoded by the coding sequence ATGCTGCCCGTGGTGGCGTTGGTGGGTCGACCCAATGTCGGTAAGTCCACGCTGTTCAACACGCTTACTCGATCGCGTGATGCACTGGTGGCCGACCAACCTGGACTCACCCGCGATCGGCAGTATGGCTTTGGTCGTGTGGGCACCATTCCGTACCTAGTGGTGGATACGGGCGGTTTGTCGGGTGATACCGATGGCCTAGATGGATTGATGGCGCAACAGACGCAGCGCGCCATCGAAGAAGCGGACTATGTCCTGTTTATGGTCGATGGGCGCGATGGCCTGTCGGCTACCGATCATCAGGTGGCGCAGCTGTTGCGCCGACACAATACACCCATGCAGCTTGTGGTGAATAAATCAGAAGGCCTCGATCCCGATGTGGTCGGCGCCGAATTCTATGCACTGGGCGCCGGCGATCCGGCGTCCATTTCGTCCGCCCATGGGCACAATGTTGCGGCGTTGATGGACGAGGTGTTAGCCACGTTTCCAATACCGTCGGAAACCGCCGAAACGCACGGCATCAAGGTGGCGATCATTGGTCGACCAAATGTGGGTAAGTCCACGCTGGTAAATCGCTTGGTGGGTGAAGAGCGTGTGGTGGCATTTGATCGGCCGGGCACCACGCGCGACAGCGTTTATGTGCCGTTTGAGCGCGATGGTACGCAGTACACACTGATCGACACCGCGGGCGTTCGTCGGCGTTCTAAGGTCGACGATGGCATCGAGAAGTTCAGTATTGTCAAAACGCTGCAGGCAATCGACAAAGCCGATGTAGTGGTGTGCATGCTGGACGCGCGCGAAAGCGTGACCGATCAGGATGTGCGCTTGCTGGGTCTTGCTCTGCATCGTGGGCGCGCTCTCACACTCGCGATCAATAAATGGGATGGCCTCAGTCCGTATCAGCGTGACACGATACGTCGAGAGCTCGAAGTCAAACTGCCGTTTGCCACATACATCGACAGTCATTTTATCTCGGCGCTGCATGGCAGTGGCGTCACGGATGTGCTGGCCTCGGTCATCGACTGTCATACGGCTGCTACACGCGAACTGCCCACCGCCGAGCTCACGCGGGTGCTCGAAGACTGTGTGCAGTCCCATCCACCGCCTGCGTCGCGTGGTCGACGTCCCAAGCTGCGCTATGCGCATCAGGGTGGACGCAATCCGCAGATCATTGTCATCCACGGCAATATGACCAATCACATTGCGGACAGCTACCGACGTTTTTTGGAAAATCGCTTCCGGAAGAACTTCCGACTGCATGGTGCGCCGGTGAAGATCGAATTTAAAAGCGGTAAGAACCCGTTTGCTGGTCGGCGTAACAAGCTCACCGATCGGCAAAAAAATCGTAAAAAACGTTTACTCAAACACGTCAAACGGAAATAG
- a CDS encoding tetratricopeptide repeat protein yields the protein MNDYNTDEEELEKLKNWWNDNKVFVVTGLVAGGAILFGYNWYKDMTRTRAETASAVFSELETAVAGNDRNVVLSKAAELKNEFSATPYDAQAALSLAKVHVDAGDFESAIAALKDAVDSGGPELSHIARLRLARVQLAAGDTDAAQATLKVRNEGEFSPLYQEVRGDVFVALGDNEAAIEQYKLALAHDIPLGDVSFLEMKLQNLGASTD from the coding sequence GTGAACGATTACAACACAGACGAAGAAGAACTTGAGAAGCTGAAGAACTGGTGGAACGACAACAAGGTGTTTGTGGTCACAGGACTTGTTGCTGGTGGTGCCATTTTGTTTGGCTACAATTGGTACAAAGACATGACGCGCACGCGCGCAGAAACCGCATCGGCGGTGTTCAGCGAGCTTGAGACTGCGGTGGCTGGCAACGACCGCAACGTGGTGTTGTCCAAAGCAGCCGAACTCAAAAATGAGTTTTCAGCCACGCCGTATGATGCGCAAGCCGCCTTGTCATTGGCCAAGGTGCACGTCGACGCCGGTGATTTTGAGTCGGCCATTGCAGCGCTTAAAGATGCGGTCGACAGCGGTGGCCCTGAGCTGAGCCACATTGCGCGGCTGCGACTGGCGCGGGTGCAGCTTGCGGCTGGTGATACCGATGCGGCGCAAGCCACACTGAAGGTGCGCAATGAAGGCGAGTTCAGTCCGTTGTATCAAGAGGTTCGCGGTGATGTGTTTGTGGCCCTGGGCGACAATGAAGCGGCGATTGAGCAGTACAAATTAGCGCTCGCGCACGACATTCCGCTGGGCGACGTAAGCTTTTTGGAAATGAAGCTGCAAAACTTGGGTGCGTCTACGGACTGA